The proteins below come from a single Malus sylvestris chromosome 3, drMalSylv7.2, whole genome shotgun sequence genomic window:
- the LOC126616217 gene encoding exocyst complex component EXO70B1-like, whose protein sequence is MAENGEEKLLAMARHIAKTLGNNDNMADDILQIFSNFDGRFSREKLASDDERTRSCAALELSLKSLDRRISQYVAADHPIWAYSADSAAFLNLIDDLIATIRDWTPMADDKSVGVCLARAEDLMQQAMFRLEDEFRSLVERGGESRKLNRALSFESGDDEEEEDEVIGDGEEHQIPTAQPIGDYDIVIDALPSGTINDLHEIAKRMVAAGFGKECSHVYSSCRREFLEESMSRLGLQKLSIEEVQKTPWQDLEDEIERWIKSSNVALRILFPSERRLCDRIFYGLSSAADLSFMEVCRGSTIQILNFADAVAIGSRSPERLFRILDVFETLRDLMPEFELVFSDQYCLFLRNEANTIWKRLGEAIRGIFMELENLISRDPPKTPVPGGGLHPITRYVMNYLRAACRSRQTLEQVFEDSAAVSHQPKVDDRASSSPMSVQMAWIMELLESNLEAKSKIYGDSALCCVFMMNNGRYIVQKVKDSELGSLLGDDWIRKHTAKIRQYLVNYQRSSWNRVLGVLKPESGSLSPSAAVKSMKEKLKLFNIYFEEICKTQSNWVVFDDQLRDDLRISLVKILLPAYQSFIGRFQNVPEIGRHDKYIKYTSEDIDAKINGLFRGSRGSAGTGGGRK, encoded by the coding sequence ATGGCTGAGAACGGCGAAGAGAAATTGTTAGCTATGGCGCGCCACATAGCCAAGACTCTGGGCAACAACGATAACATGGCCGACGATATTTTGCAGATTTTTTCCAACTTCGACGGCAGGTTCTCTCGCGAGAAATTGGCTTCCGACGACGAACGCACTCGCAGCTGCGCCGCCCTCGAGCTCTCGCTGAAGTCGCTGGACCGTCGGATCTCGCAGTATGTTGCTGCTGACCACCCAATCTGGGCCTACTCGGCCGATTCCGCGGCGTTTCTTAACTTGATCGACGACCTCATCGCCACCATACGGGACTGGACTCCCATGGCCGACGACAAGTCCGTCGGCGTTTGCCTCGCGCGTGCTGAGGATCTTATGCAGCAGGCCATGTTCCGGCTCGAGGACGAGTTCAGATCCTTGGTCGAACGCGGCGGCGAGTCACGAAAACTCAATCGCGCGTTGTCGTTTGAGTCGGGAgacgatgaagaagaagaggatgagGTAATTGGGGACGGTGAGGAGCACCAGATCCCTACTGCTCAGCCGATCGGCGACTACGACATCGTGATCGATGCGCTGCCTTCTGGAACCATCAACGACCTCCATGAGATTGCTAAGCGGATGGTGGCGGCGGGGTTCGGAAAGGAGTGCTCGCACGTGTACAGCAGCTGCCGGAGAGAGTTCCTGGAAGAGAGCATGTCGAGGCTAGGCTTGCAGAAGCTGAGCATCGAAGAGGTTCAGAAGACGCCATGGCAGGACCTCGAGGACGAAATCGAGCGGTGGATCAAATCCTCAAACGTCGCGCTTCGGATTCTGTTCCCGAGCGAGCGTAGACTCTGCGATCGCATCTTCTACGGCCTCTCCTCCGCCGCAGACCTCTCTTTCATGGAGGTTTGCCGGGGCTCGACGATTCAGATACTGAACTTCGCCGACGCGGTAGCAATCGGAAGCCGATCGCCGGAGCGATTGTTCAGGATTCTCGACGTGTTCGAGACTCTGCGGGATTTGATGCCTGAATTCGAGTTAGTGTTTTCGGATCAGTACTGTTTGTTTCTCAGGAACGAAGCGAATACGATTTGGAAAAGGTTAGGGGAAGCGATCAGAGGCATTTTCATGGAGTTGGAGAATCTGATCAGTCGCGACCCTCCGAAAACTCCAGTTCCTGGCGGCGGGTTGCATCCGATCACTCGATATGTGATGAATTATCTCCGTGCAGCATGCCGATCGCGCCAGACCCTCGAGCAGGTTTTCGAGGACAGTGCTGCGGTCTCTCATCAGCCCAAGGTTGATGATCGAGCTTCGTCTTCGCCCATGTCGGTGCAAATGGCGTGGATTATGGAGCTTCTGGAGAGCAATTTGGAAGCCAAGTCGAAGATTTATGGGGACTCTGCGTTGTGCTGTGTTTTCATGATGAACAATGGGAGGTACATTGTGCAGAAAGTGAAGGACAGTGAGTTGGGATCGCTTTTGGGCGATGATTGGATCCGAAAACACACTGCGAAAATCCGACAGTACCTTGTGAATTACCAGAGAAGCTCATGGAACAGGGTGCTTGGAGTGTTGAAGCCCGAGAGTGGCTCATTGTCGCCAAGTGCTGCTGTGAAGTCCATGAAAGAGAAGCTCAAGTTGTTCAACATCTACTTCGAAGAGATCTGTAAAACGCAGTCCAATTGGGTAGTTTTTGACGATCAACTCAGAGATGATTTGAGAATTTCGCTTGTCAAAATCTTGTTGCCAGCGTATCAGAGCTTCATCGGGAGGTTTCAGAATGTTCCCGAAATCGGGCGGCATGACAAGTACATTAAGTATACTAGTGAGGACATTGATGCTAAGATCAATGGCTTGTTCCGCGGCAGCAGAGGATCCGCCGGCACTGGTGGTGGCCGGAAGTGA